A portion of the Lolium rigidum isolate FL_2022 chromosome 1, APGP_CSIRO_Lrig_0.1, whole genome shotgun sequence genome contains these proteins:
- the LOC124693632 gene encoding nuclear poly(A) polymerase 4-like isoform X1 has product MTTSNKPISLAGPVDADVLRTAELNKFLVDAGLYETVEESARREEVLGELDKIVKDWVKQLTSQRGYTDQMVEEANAVLFTFGSYRLGVHGPGADIDTLCVGPSYVNREEDFFIVLHDILSQTEEVTHLQPVPDAHVPVMKFKFHGISIDLLYASVSLLVVPSDLDISQESVLYEIDEATVRSLTGCRVADQILRLVPNIENFRTTLRCLKHWAKRRGVYSNVTGFLGGVNWALLVARVCQLYPNAVPSMLVSRFFRVFTQWHWPTPVMLCAIEEEELGFPVWDPRKNPRDRTHHMPIITPAYPCMNSSYNVSTSTLRVMIEQFQFGNKICQEIELNKANWSALFEPFNFFEAYKNYLQVDIIAEDDADLRLWKGWVESRLRQLTLKIERDTYGKLQCHPYPSEYADPSRQCAHCAFFMGLSRKEGVKIQEGQAFDIRGTVDEFRHEINMYMFWKPGMELAVSHVRRKEIPAYVFPEGYRRPRPQRHVNHHQQSGKNATENGTLTGSPDGQLKRKHASDGVNDTEPCRSVKRASVSPVHPKTSSPLSGSPVQPKTSSPLSGNVSDDPTSNNQTKDTSNASGGSQDSPSSGNEEQAKCSSSSQASEKSLDSIPSGSKCVKVEAACSGDVTSKQANCISHVNDNTAPAVVVSTTLKRVAEKVVLELVGSESLGGNNADLLHITEKDMGNVLAEKVHFGGNGVSQSGLHEELELMQV; this is encoded by the exons GGCCAGGCGAGAGGAGGTGCTGGGGGAGCTTGACAAG ATTGTCAAAGACTGGGTGAAGCAGTTAACTAGTCAGAGGGGGTACACCGATCAAATGGTCGAAGAGGCAAATGCCGTGCTTTTCACCTTCGGGTCGTACCGTCTTGGG GTCCATGGACCTGGGGCTGATATCGACACGTTATGTGTTGGGCCTTCTTATGTGAATCGTGAG GAGGACTTCTTTATTGTACTGCATGACATATTATCGCAAACAGAGGAAGTGACTCACCTCCAACCTGTACCTGATGCACATGTCCCTGTTATGAAATTTAAATTCCATGGGATATCAATTGACCTTCTTTATGCCAGCGTTTCTCTCTTAGTTGTACCATCT GATTTGGATATCTCTCAGGAATCAGTGCTTTATGAGATTGATGAAGCTACTGTTCGCAGTCTTACTGGCTGCAGAGTGGCTGACCAAATTCTTAGGCTTGTTCCGAATATTGAG AACTTCCGAACAACACTAAGGTGTTTGAAGCATTGGGCAAAAAGAAGAGGTGTTTACTCAAAT GTTACTGGTTTTCTTGGAGGTGTCAATTGGGCATTACTGGTTGCACGTGTCTGCCAGCTCTATCCTAATGCTGTACCAAGTATGCTGGTCTCGAGATTCTTCAGAGTCTTCACCCAGTGGCACTGGCCAACTCCAGTGATGCTGTGTGCTATTGAAGAGGAGGAGCTTGGTTTTCCTGTCTGGGACCCGCGCAAGAATCCTCGTGATAGAACTCATCATATGCCCATTATCACCCCAGCATATCCATGCATGAACTCTAGCTACAATGTATCGACCAGCACACTGAGGGTTATGATAGAGCAATTTCAGTTTGGCAATAAAATATGCCAG GAAATTGAGCTGAATAAGGCTAATTGGTCTGCCCTTTTTGAACCTTTCAATTTCTTTGAGGCATATAAAAATTATCTACAAGTTGACATCATCGCCGAAGATGATGCGGATCTTAGACTTTGGAAGGGATGGGTGGAGTCTCGGTTAAGGCAACTGACTTTAAAG ATTGAACGGGATACATATGGGAAGTTGCAATGCCATCCTTACCCATCAGAGTATGCAGATCCTTCTAGACAGTGTGCTCATTGCGCTTTCTTCATGGGTTTATCAAGGAAAGAAGGTGTGAAAATACAAGAAGGTCAAGCGTTTGATATACGTGGGACAGTTGATGAGTTTAGGCATGAAATCAACATGTATATGTTCTGGAAGCCTGGGATGGAGTTGGCTGTTTCTCATGTTCGGAGGAAGGAAATTCCTGCTTATGTATTCCCAGAAGGATACAGGCGACCTCGTCCTCAGAGGCATGTGAATCATCATCAACAGTCTGGTAAAAATGCAACTGAGAATGGCACATTGACTGGATCTCCAGATGGTCAGCTAAAGAGGAAGCATGCTTCTGATGGAGTGAATGATACTGAACCTTGCAGATCTGTTAAGAGGGCTTCAGTCAGCCCAGTTCACCCTAAAACTTCATCACCACTGTCTGGGAGCCCGGTTCAACCCAAAACTTCATCACCTCTGTCTGGGAATGTTAGTGACGATCCCACAAGCAACAACCAAACCAAAGATACTTCTAATGCAAGCGGTGGGAGTCAGGATTCCCCTAGCAGTGGCAATGAAGAACAAGCAAAGTGTTCAAGTTCATCACAGGCATCTGAGAAAAGCTTGGATTCGATCCCATCAGGATCCAAATGTGTGAAAGTGGAAGCTGCCTGTTCCGGTGACGTGACCAGCAAGCAAGCAAACTGTATTTCACATGTCAATGACAACACTGCTCCAGCTGTCGTAGTCAGTACAACTTTAAAGCGTGTTGCTGAGAAGGTTGTATTGGAGCTCGTTGGAAGTGAAAGCTTGGGTGGCAATAATGCAGATTTACTGCACATCACAGAAAAGGACATGGGAAATGTCCTTGCTGAAAAAGTCCACTTCGGTGGGAACGGAGTTTCTCAGAGCGGCCTCCATGAAGAGCTAGAG CTCATGCAGGTGTGA
- the LOC124693632 gene encoding nuclear poly(A) polymerase 4-like isoform X2, which translates to MTTSNKPISLAGPVDADVLRTAELNKFLVDAGLYETVEESARREEVLGELDKIVKDWVKQLTSQRGYTDQMVEEANAVLFTFGSYRLGVHGPGADIDTLCVGPSYVNREEDFFIVLHDILSQTEEVTHLQPVPDAHVPVMKFKFHGISIDLLYASVSLLVVPSDLDISQESVLYEIDEATVRSLTGCRVADQILRLVPNIENFRTTLRCLKHWAKRRGVYSNVTGFLGGVNWALLVARVCQLYPNAVPSMLVSRFFRVFTQWHWPTPVMLCAIEEEELGFPVWDPRKNPRDRTHHMPIITPAYPCMNSSYNVSTSTLRVMIEQFQFGNKICQEIELNKANWSALFEPFNFFEAYKNYLQVDIIAEDDADLRLWKGWVESRLRQLTLKIERDTYGKLQCHPYPSEYADPSRQCAHCAFFMGLSRKEGVKIQEGQAFDIRGTVDEFRHEINMYMFWKPGMELAVSHVRRKEIPAYVFPEGYRRPRPQRHVNHHQQSGKNATENGTLTGSPDGQLKRKHASDGVNDTEPCRSVKRASVSPVHPKTSSPLSGSPVQPKTSSPLSGNVSDDPTSNNQTKDTSNASGGSQDSPSSGNEEQAKCSSSSQASEKSLDSIPSGSKCVKVEAACSGDVTSKQANCISHVNDNTAPAVVVSTTLKRVAEKVVLELVGSESLGGNNADLLHITEKDMGNVLAEKVHFGGNGVSQSGLHEELEV; encoded by the exons GGCCAGGCGAGAGGAGGTGCTGGGGGAGCTTGACAAG ATTGTCAAAGACTGGGTGAAGCAGTTAACTAGTCAGAGGGGGTACACCGATCAAATGGTCGAAGAGGCAAATGCCGTGCTTTTCACCTTCGGGTCGTACCGTCTTGGG GTCCATGGACCTGGGGCTGATATCGACACGTTATGTGTTGGGCCTTCTTATGTGAATCGTGAG GAGGACTTCTTTATTGTACTGCATGACATATTATCGCAAACAGAGGAAGTGACTCACCTCCAACCTGTACCTGATGCACATGTCCCTGTTATGAAATTTAAATTCCATGGGATATCAATTGACCTTCTTTATGCCAGCGTTTCTCTCTTAGTTGTACCATCT GATTTGGATATCTCTCAGGAATCAGTGCTTTATGAGATTGATGAAGCTACTGTTCGCAGTCTTACTGGCTGCAGAGTGGCTGACCAAATTCTTAGGCTTGTTCCGAATATTGAG AACTTCCGAACAACACTAAGGTGTTTGAAGCATTGGGCAAAAAGAAGAGGTGTTTACTCAAAT GTTACTGGTTTTCTTGGAGGTGTCAATTGGGCATTACTGGTTGCACGTGTCTGCCAGCTCTATCCTAATGCTGTACCAAGTATGCTGGTCTCGAGATTCTTCAGAGTCTTCACCCAGTGGCACTGGCCAACTCCAGTGATGCTGTGTGCTATTGAAGAGGAGGAGCTTGGTTTTCCTGTCTGGGACCCGCGCAAGAATCCTCGTGATAGAACTCATCATATGCCCATTATCACCCCAGCATATCCATGCATGAACTCTAGCTACAATGTATCGACCAGCACACTGAGGGTTATGATAGAGCAATTTCAGTTTGGCAATAAAATATGCCAG GAAATTGAGCTGAATAAGGCTAATTGGTCTGCCCTTTTTGAACCTTTCAATTTCTTTGAGGCATATAAAAATTATCTACAAGTTGACATCATCGCCGAAGATGATGCGGATCTTAGACTTTGGAAGGGATGGGTGGAGTCTCGGTTAAGGCAACTGACTTTAAAG ATTGAACGGGATACATATGGGAAGTTGCAATGCCATCCTTACCCATCAGAGTATGCAGATCCTTCTAGACAGTGTGCTCATTGCGCTTTCTTCATGGGTTTATCAAGGAAAGAAGGTGTGAAAATACAAGAAGGTCAAGCGTTTGATATACGTGGGACAGTTGATGAGTTTAGGCATGAAATCAACATGTATATGTTCTGGAAGCCTGGGATGGAGTTGGCTGTTTCTCATGTTCGGAGGAAGGAAATTCCTGCTTATGTATTCCCAGAAGGATACAGGCGACCTCGTCCTCAGAGGCATGTGAATCATCATCAACAGTCTGGTAAAAATGCAACTGAGAATGGCACATTGACTGGATCTCCAGATGGTCAGCTAAAGAGGAAGCATGCTTCTGATGGAGTGAATGATACTGAACCTTGCAGATCTGTTAAGAGGGCTTCAGTCAGCCCAGTTCACCCTAAAACTTCATCACCACTGTCTGGGAGCCCGGTTCAACCCAAAACTTCATCACCTCTGTCTGGGAATGTTAGTGACGATCCCACAAGCAACAACCAAACCAAAGATACTTCTAATGCAAGCGGTGGGAGTCAGGATTCCCCTAGCAGTGGCAATGAAGAACAAGCAAAGTGTTCAAGTTCATCACAGGCATCTGAGAAAAGCTTGGATTCGATCCCATCAGGATCCAAATGTGTGAAAGTGGAAGCTGCCTGTTCCGGTGACGTGACCAGCAAGCAAGCAAACTGTATTTCACATGTCAATGACAACACTGCTCCAGCTGTCGTAGTCAGTACAACTTTAAAGCGTGTTGCTGAGAAGGTTGTATTGGAGCTCGTTGGAAGTGAAAGCTTGGGTGGCAATAATGCAGATTTACTGCACATCACAGAAAAGGACATGGGAAATGTCCTTGCTGAAAAAGTCCACTTCGGTGGGAACGGAGTTTCTCAGAGCGGCCTCCATGAAGAGCTAGAG GTGTGA